Proteins encoded by one window of Aphis gossypii isolate Hap1 chromosome X, ASM2018417v2, whole genome shotgun sequence:
- the LOC114130726 gene encoding proton-coupled amino acid transporter-like protein CG1139 isoform X2: protein MKHTVSSNGRGGDGNNGNDGDGNVGTQGWRHDKGGKKQLPYDPFQMRDSSNSTTATGALLHLIKSSLGSGVLAMPNAFKNGGLIFGLFGTAAIGALCAHCIYLLVLCSQTLARRTRRPALGFADTAYLAFKTGPHRFRAWASFAKGFVNGALFCTYYFGNCVYVILVSASFKQVADNHMPEEYHYSIRTWILCLALPILPLGIIRSLRVLVPFSAVATTFILVGLGCSMTWVVLGVSPFSSKEAVLAAVPLPDMASRPWVGTIAHMPLFFSTVVFAMEGIGTVLPIENSMRHPEHFLRARPCGVLNAAMTLVVFLYSMAGFLGYLRFGNTTEGSITLNLPNDLFAEAVKIMVTLSILFSYGLQFCVPSEIVWSRLGPWLHKRKLNAKYSMSKTDKETSTVSTIAGTIVTMTTVTSTMNTTINEKKQTEEEMDEQEYLMSWEYYVMRAIMILGTFCIAAIVPNLAPIISLFGAVFFSILGLLCPAAIHLVLFWNHNNDNDELNEDSDSENDLRFDGVDNYAMFDDTNVECGGSTQQQQEWGMSSDELGTRKKGMSRLVAAKDVAIILLALFAMVSGAYASLVDIFQSYGSSNKMQSMNSTIAMITTTIGPGPESAFLLTKEIN from the exons ATGAAACACACCGTAAGTTCGAATGGCCGAGGCGGCGACGGCAACAACGGCAACGATGGCGACGGCAACGTCGGAACTCAAGGGTGGCGTCATGACAAGGGTGGAAAAAAGCAGCTGCCATACGATCCGTTTCAAATGCGTGACAGCTCAAACTCGACCAC TGCGACCGGTGCCTTGTTGCATCTGATAAAGAGCAGTCTCGGCTCCGGTGTCCTTGCCATGCCGAACGCTTTCAAAAATGGCGGACTTATTTTTGGCCTTTTCGGAACGGCTGCCATCGGGGCACTGTGCGCGCACTGCATCTATCTCTTG GTGCTGTGCTCACAAACACTAGCTCGTCGTACGCGTCGCCCGGCACTCGGGTTCGCCGACACCGCGTATTTGGCATTTAAGACTGGCCCGCACCGATTTCGCGCCTGGGCTTCGTTCGCCAA AGGGTTCGTTAATGGTGCACTGTTTTGCACATATTATTTCGGTAACTGTGTGTACGTCATACTCGTCTCAGCGTCATTCAAACAG GTCGCAGACAACCACATGCCTGAAGAGTATCATTACTCCATTCGTACTTGGATCTTATGTCTCGCCTTACCGATTCTTCCTCTCGGCATCATTCGTTCACTCCGAGTTTTAGTCCCCTTCTCAGCCGTGGCGACAACATTCATACTGGTCGGCTTAGGTTGCTCCATGACGTGGGTGGTACTCGGTGTCAGTCCATTTTCCAGCAAAGAAGCTGTGCTAGCAGCCGTACCACTACCAGATATGGCATCTCGCCCATGGGTTGGCACCATTGCACACATGCCACTGTTCTTTTCTACTGTTGTCTTTGCTATGGAAGGCATCGGCAcc GTTCTGCCGATTGAGAACTCAATGCGTCATCCAGAGCATTTTCTCCGGGCCCGCCCATGTGGAGTTTTGAATGCCGCCATGACTCTCGTCGTGTTTTTATACTCTATGGCTGGCTTCCTCGGATACTTGCGTTTCGGCAATACCACAGAAGGTTCGATTACGCTCAATCTTCCCAACGATTT ATTTGCTGAAGCAGTTAAGATCATGGTCACACTGTCGATACTATTCTCATATGGCTTGCAGTTTTGCGTCCCCAGCGAGATCGTTTGGTCTCGCTTAGGGCCCTGGCTACATAAACGTAAATTGAATGCCAAATATTCCATGTCTAAAACAGATAAAGAAACTTCCACTGTAAGTACCATTGCCGGCACCATAGTGACCATGACCACGGTTACTTCAACAATGAATACAACAATCAACGAGAAGAAACAAACTGAAGAAGAGATGGATGAGCAAGAATACCTCATGAGCTGGGAGTACTACGTTATGCGAGCTATAATGATCCTGGGCACTT TTTGTATTGCTGCTATCGTACCCAACCTTGCCCCCATCATCTCTTTATTTGGGGCAGTGTTCTTCTCCATCCTGGGACTTTTGTGTCCGGCTGCAATtcatttggttttattttggaATCATAACAACGATAATGATGAACTTAACGAGGACTCAGATTCAGAAAACGATTTAAGATTTGACGGTGTCGACAACTATGCGATGTTTGATGATACGAATGTAGAATGTGGTGGTAGTACACAGCAACAACAGGAATGGGGGATGAGCAGTGATGAATTGGGTACCAGAAAGAAGGGTATGAGCCGATTGGTGGCTGCCAAAGACGTGGCTATCATTTTACTCGCTTTATTTGCCATGGTTTCTGGAGCATATGCATCTTTAGTTGACATATTTCAGTCTTACGGATCCAGTAATAAAATGCAATCTATGAATTCTACCATTGCAATGATAACGACTACTATAGGCCCAGGGCCGGAATCAGCGTTTCTTTTgacaaaagaaataaattaa
- the LOC114130726 gene encoding proton-coupled amino acid transporter-like protein CG1139 isoform X1 translates to MISKIRKQNSHRSFRSMKHTVSSNGRGGDGNNGNDGDGNVGTQGWRHDKGGKKQLPYDPFQMRDSSNSTTATGALLHLIKSSLGSGVLAMPNAFKNGGLIFGLFGTAAIGALCAHCIYLLVLCSQTLARRTRRPALGFADTAYLAFKTGPHRFRAWASFAKGFVNGALFCTYYFGNCVYVILVSASFKQVADNHMPEEYHYSIRTWILCLALPILPLGIIRSLRVLVPFSAVATTFILVGLGCSMTWVVLGVSPFSSKEAVLAAVPLPDMASRPWVGTIAHMPLFFSTVVFAMEGIGTVLPIENSMRHPEHFLRARPCGVLNAAMTLVVFLYSMAGFLGYLRFGNTTEGSITLNLPNDLFAEAVKIMVTLSILFSYGLQFCVPSEIVWSRLGPWLHKRKLNAKYSMSKTDKETSTVSTIAGTIVTMTTVTSTMNTTINEKKQTEEEMDEQEYLMSWEYYVMRAIMILGTFCIAAIVPNLAPIISLFGAVFFSILGLLCPAAIHLVLFWNHNNDNDELNEDSDSENDLRFDGVDNYAMFDDTNVECGGSTQQQQEWGMSSDELGTRKKGMSRLVAAKDVAIILLALFAMVSGAYASLVDIFQSYGSSNKMQSMNSTIAMITTTIGPGPESAFLLTKEIN, encoded by the exons ATGATTTCTAAGATACGAAAACAAAATAGTCATCGAAG CTTTCGCAGTATGAAACACACCGTAAGTTCGAATGGCCGAGGCGGCGACGGCAACAACGGCAACGATGGCGACGGCAACGTCGGAACTCAAGGGTGGCGTCATGACAAGGGTGGAAAAAAGCAGCTGCCATACGATCCGTTTCAAATGCGTGACAGCTCAAACTCGACCAC TGCGACCGGTGCCTTGTTGCATCTGATAAAGAGCAGTCTCGGCTCCGGTGTCCTTGCCATGCCGAACGCTTTCAAAAATGGCGGACTTATTTTTGGCCTTTTCGGAACGGCTGCCATCGGGGCACTGTGCGCGCACTGCATCTATCTCTTG GTGCTGTGCTCACAAACACTAGCTCGTCGTACGCGTCGCCCGGCACTCGGGTTCGCCGACACCGCGTATTTGGCATTTAAGACTGGCCCGCACCGATTTCGCGCCTGGGCTTCGTTCGCCAA AGGGTTCGTTAATGGTGCACTGTTTTGCACATATTATTTCGGTAACTGTGTGTACGTCATACTCGTCTCAGCGTCATTCAAACAG GTCGCAGACAACCACATGCCTGAAGAGTATCATTACTCCATTCGTACTTGGATCTTATGTCTCGCCTTACCGATTCTTCCTCTCGGCATCATTCGTTCACTCCGAGTTTTAGTCCCCTTCTCAGCCGTGGCGACAACATTCATACTGGTCGGCTTAGGTTGCTCCATGACGTGGGTGGTACTCGGTGTCAGTCCATTTTCCAGCAAAGAAGCTGTGCTAGCAGCCGTACCACTACCAGATATGGCATCTCGCCCATGGGTTGGCACCATTGCACACATGCCACTGTTCTTTTCTACTGTTGTCTTTGCTATGGAAGGCATCGGCAcc GTTCTGCCGATTGAGAACTCAATGCGTCATCCAGAGCATTTTCTCCGGGCCCGCCCATGTGGAGTTTTGAATGCCGCCATGACTCTCGTCGTGTTTTTATACTCTATGGCTGGCTTCCTCGGATACTTGCGTTTCGGCAATACCACAGAAGGTTCGATTACGCTCAATCTTCCCAACGATTT ATTTGCTGAAGCAGTTAAGATCATGGTCACACTGTCGATACTATTCTCATATGGCTTGCAGTTTTGCGTCCCCAGCGAGATCGTTTGGTCTCGCTTAGGGCCCTGGCTACATAAACGTAAATTGAATGCCAAATATTCCATGTCTAAAACAGATAAAGAAACTTCCACTGTAAGTACCATTGCCGGCACCATAGTGACCATGACCACGGTTACTTCAACAATGAATACAACAATCAACGAGAAGAAACAAACTGAAGAAGAGATGGATGAGCAAGAATACCTCATGAGCTGGGAGTACTACGTTATGCGAGCTATAATGATCCTGGGCACTT TTTGTATTGCTGCTATCGTACCCAACCTTGCCCCCATCATCTCTTTATTTGGGGCAGTGTTCTTCTCCATCCTGGGACTTTTGTGTCCGGCTGCAATtcatttggttttattttggaATCATAACAACGATAATGATGAACTTAACGAGGACTCAGATTCAGAAAACGATTTAAGATTTGACGGTGTCGACAACTATGCGATGTTTGATGATACGAATGTAGAATGTGGTGGTAGTACACAGCAACAACAGGAATGGGGGATGAGCAGTGATGAATTGGGTACCAGAAAGAAGGGTATGAGCCGATTGGTGGCTGCCAAAGACGTGGCTATCATTTTACTCGCTTTATTTGCCATGGTTTCTGGAGCATATGCATCTTTAGTTGACATATTTCAGTCTTACGGATCCAGTAATAAAATGCAATCTATGAATTCTACCATTGCAATGATAACGACTACTATAGGCCCAGGGCCGGAATCAGCGTTTCTTTTgacaaaagaaataaattaa